The Plasmodium berghei ANKA genome assembly, chromosome: 12 genome contains a region encoding:
- a CDS encoding XAP-5 DNA binding protein, putative, with the protein MNFRKPDNTADLIDSIINSENGKVQKYILERKRKEKEFLEKKENIKKQNLMAPKLNQMFVKNKNDDDKLINETVGLRTVHEYKKIKDKIFSKEKDTTYNEISKDTKHKKHTNFKLSFCSDDDEEEDEDKNDEKKSETPKNKSDEISSEKEQNEQEKTEKSPNETEQINKNYNDKILQKGKSDNTENKSKPKNEEENEFKKIMKDPTVNTSFLKDKDRDRKIELKKKELRELYFKLENEQKEKDIEVTYSYYDGSGHRRKILIKQKNTIGQFINKCVDNLKHEFTNLRSASCETLMFVKEDLILPNYLTFYELIKNKAQGKTGPLFSFDAVEDLSGITNIRKNKTDTHAGKLVERKWYERNKHIFPASKWEIYKPLTNYGTNYKDLFNNLS; encoded by the exons ATGAATTTTAGAAAACCAGATAATACCGCCGATTTAATTGACAGTATAATTAATAGCGAAAATGGAAAagttcaaaaatatattttagaaaGAAAACGAAAGGAAAAAGAATTTTTGGAGAAAAAGGAAAACATCAAAAAACAAAACTTAATGGCTCCGAAATTAAATCAAATgtttgttaaaaataaaaatgatgatgataaattaattaatgaAACTGTTGGCCTAAGAACAGTtcatgaatataaaaaaataaaggataaaatttttagtAAGGAAAAGGATACAacatataatgaaatttCTAAAGATActaaacataaaaaacataCCAATTTTAAATTGTCTTTTTGCTCCGATGATGATGAAGAAGAAGACGAAGATAAAAACgacgaaaaaaaatcagaaaccccaaaaaataaatcagaTGAAATTTCTTCAGAAAAAGAACAAAACGAACAAGAAAAAACGGAAAAATCTCCTAACGAAACTGAacaaattaacaaaaattataatgataaaattttacaaaaaggAAAAAGTGATAATACAGAAAATAAAAGCAAaccaaaaaatgaagaagaaaatgaattcaaaaaaattatgaaagaCCCTACTGTAAACACATCCTTTTTAAAAGATAAGGATAGAGATAGAAAaatagaattaaaaaaaaaagagttgagagaattatatttcaaatTAGAAAACGAGCAAAAGGAAAAAGACATCGAAGTtacatattcatattatgaTGGTTCTGGTCatagaagaaaaatattgattaagcaaaaaaatactataggacaatttataaataaatgtgtagataatttaaaacatGAATTTACAAATTTAAGATCCGCATCATGTGAAACATTAATGTTTGTAAAAGAAGATCTTATTCTTCCAAATTATTTAACCTTTTATGAactaattaaaaataaagctCAAGGAAAAACAGGCCCATTGTTTTCTTTTGATGCTGTAGAAGATTTGTCGGGAATTACGAACATAAGAAAGAACAAGACTGAT ACTCATGCAGGGAAACTAGTAGAACGAAAATGGTATGAAagaaataaacatatatttccGGCTTCAAAATGGGAAATTTATAAGCCCTTAACAAATTATGGAACTAACTATAAAGATTTATTTAACAATTTGTCGTAA
- a CDS encoding dolichol-phosphate mannosyltransferase subunit 3, putative, protein MQLTKGKIVIIILLFSTILWIYKFDKYKKSDSLHKWILIPLYLILTLGVYALVSISISIYNVNIIPHDQNTLLEELDTIKRKLQMKNFTFT, encoded by the exons ATGCAGCTTACAAAGGGAAAAATTgttatcataattttacttttttctacaattttatggatatacaaatttgacaaatataaaaaatcgGATTCCTTACATAAATGGATACTA ATTCCTTTATACCTTATACTCACTTTAGGTGTTTATGCATTAGTTTCCATATCcataagtatatataatgttaatattatacCTCATGACCAGAATACGCTATTAGag GAACTGGATACcataaaaaggaaattgcaaatgaaaaattttacCTTTACCTAA
- a CDS encoding CPW-WPC family protein: MNYFYLFVLFLFLYTELNLCENEKKNELFSSSELENIGGSAGGIITGSSNLSAHTNPHPSITNVAGDIIHGLKNASPPIVELNEETLIDPDVICERDYNIPCPEDYTYIGSVHKTYDEICAPSPTYDGPCIGEELNIKNMSDSRKEHWSIKCKTSWPCRKCVRDYTSFCPEKWNKVEGTIRSCKPSRDYMGPCKYQTNFSGHNIEMLSDWSLKCEAWWPCDHIDLFPDCPDSDIPITAAATRWRLMRNYQ, from the exons atgaattatttttatttatttgtactatttctttttttatatacggaattaaatttatgtgaaaatgaaaaa aaaaatgaattattttctagcagtgaattagaaaatatagGGGGGAGTGCag GTGGCATTATTACGGGATCCTCAAATTTATCCGCACACACAAATCCACATCCTTCCATTACGAATGTTGCTGGAGAT ATAATTCATGGTCTAAAGAATGCTTCACCCCCAATTGTTGAAT TAAATGAAGAAACTTTAATTGATCCTGATGTTATTTGCGAAAGGGATTATAATATACCATGCCCCGAG gaTTATACTTATATTGGATCTGTTCATAAAACTTATGATGAGATATGTGCACCATCACCAACTTATGATG GGCCTTGCATAGGTGAAGAATTGAACATAAAGAACATGTCTGATTCCAGAAAGGAGCATTGGTcaataaaatgtaaaacGTCATGGCCTTGTAGAAAATGTGTAAGGGACTACACTTCATTTTGTCCAG aaaaatggaataaaGTGGAAGGAACTATAAGATCTTGTAAACCATCTAGAGATTATATGGGTCCTTGTAAATATCAGACAAATTTTTCTGGGCACAATATAGAAATGCTAAGCGACTGGAGCTTAAAATGTGAAGCTTGGTg GCCATGTGATCATATAGATTTATTCCCTGATTGCCCAGATAGTGATATACCCATTACTGCAGCTGCTACTCG ATGGAGATTGATGAGGAATTATCAGTga